The proteins below come from a single Streptomyces spongiicola genomic window:
- a CDS encoding M50 family metallopeptidase gives MTILLTVLGIVLFAVGLLFSIAWHELGHLSTAKLFGIRVPQYMVGFGPTIWSRHKGETEYGIKAIPAGGYIRMIGMFPPGPDGRIEARSTSPWRGMIEDARTAAFEELRPGDETRLFYTRKPWKRVIVMFAGPFMNLVLAVAIFLGVAMSFGFATQTTQVAGVQQCVIPQSEERSTCTSTDPESPAAAAGLLKGDRIVAFDGVPVSDWSELSNRIRETIGPAAITVERGGEEKVLQATLLKNMVAKKDADGQVVPGEFVPAGYLGFAARTEIVPQTFGQSMDRMGDMFENGVQAIVSLPAKVPDLWAAAFNDGERKDDSPVGVVGAARISGEVLNLDAPTQNIVATFLMLLAGFNLSLFLFNMLPLLPLDGGHIAGALWESLRRNLARLFRRPDPGPFDVAKLMPVAYVVAGIFICFTLLVLVADIVNPVKIT, from the coding sequence ATGACGATTCTGTTGACGGTCCTCGGCATAGTGCTCTTCGCCGTCGGGCTGCTCTTCTCCATTGCCTGGCACGAGCTCGGACATCTCTCCACCGCCAAGCTCTTCGGCATCCGCGTGCCCCAGTACATGGTCGGATTCGGCCCCACGATCTGGTCGCGTCACAAGGGCGAGACCGAGTACGGGATCAAGGCGATCCCGGCCGGCGGCTACATCCGTATGATCGGGATGTTCCCGCCCGGCCCGGACGGGCGGATCGAGGCCCGCTCCACCTCGCCCTGGCGGGGCATGATCGAGGACGCCCGCACGGCGGCCTTCGAGGAGCTCAGGCCGGGCGACGAGACCCGGCTCTTCTACACGCGCAAGCCGTGGAAGCGCGTCATCGTGATGTTCGCGGGCCCCTTCATGAACCTGGTGCTCGCCGTCGCGATCTTCCTCGGCGTCGCGATGTCGTTCGGCTTCGCCACCCAGACCACCCAGGTCGCCGGCGTGCAGCAGTGCGTCATCCCGCAGAGCGAGGAACGCAGCACCTGCACGTCCACGGACCCCGAATCGCCGGCGGCGGCCGCGGGACTGCTCAAGGGCGACCGGATCGTCGCCTTCGACGGGGTGCCGGTCAGCGACTGGAGCGAACTGTCCAACCGCATCCGCGAGACCATCGGCCCCGCCGCCATCACCGTCGAACGCGGCGGTGAGGAGAAGGTCCTCCAGGCCACCCTGCTGAAGAACATGGTCGCCAAGAAGGACGCGGACGGCCAGGTCGTCCCCGGCGAGTTCGTGCCGGCCGGCTACCTCGGCTTCGCGGCGCGGACGGAGATCGTCCCCCAGACCTTCGGGCAGTCCATGGACCGCATGGGCGACATGTTCGAGAACGGCGTCCAGGCGATCGTCTCGCTCCCCGCGAAGGTGCCCGACCTGTGGGCGGCGGCCTTCAACGACGGAGAGCGCAAGGACGACTCCCCGGTCGGCGTGGTCGGGGCGGCCCGGATCAGCGGCGAGGTGCTCAACCTCGACGCCCCCACCCAGAACATCGTCGCCACGTTCCTGATGCTGCTGGCCGGCTTCAACCTCTCGCTCTTCCTGTTCAACATGCTGCCGCTGCTGCCCCTGGACGGCGGGCACATCGCGGGAGCGCTCTGGGAGTCCCTGCGGCGCAACCTCGCCCGGCTCTTCCGCCGACCCGATCCGGGTCCTTTCGACGTGGCGAAGCTGATGCCGGTGGCCTATGTGGTCGCGGGGATCTTCATCTGCTTCACGTTGCTCGTGCTGGTGGCGGACATCGTCAACCCGGTGAAGATCACGTAG
- the ispG gene encoding flavodoxin-dependent (E)-4-hydroxy-3-methylbut-2-enyl-diphosphate synthase, whose product MTAISLGMPSVPTKLADRRVSRRIQVGSVAVGGDAPVSVQSMTTTRTSDVGATLQQIAELTASGCQIVRVACPTQDDADALPTIARKSQIPVIADIHFQPKYVFAAIDAGCAAVRVNPGNIKQFDDKVKEIAKAAGDAGTPIRIGVNAGSLDRRLLQKYGKATPEALVESALWEASLFEEHGFRDIKISVKHNDPVVMVNAYRQLAARCDYPLHLGVTEAGPAFQGTIKSAVAFGALLSEGIGDTIRVSLSAPPAEEVKVGIQILESLNLRQRRLEIVSCPSCGRAQVDVYKLADQVTAGLEGMEVPLRVAVMGCVVNGPGEAREADLGVASGNGKGQIFVKGEVIKTVPESKIVETLIEEALKIAEQMEKDGAASGEPEVSVG is encoded by the coding sequence ATGACCGCGATTTCTCTCGGAATGCCGTCCGTTCCGACCAAGCTCGCCGACCGAAGGGTCAGCCGCAGGATCCAGGTCGGCTCGGTCGCCGTCGGCGGCGACGCGCCCGTCTCGGTGCAGTCGATGACGACGACGCGGACCTCCGACGTCGGTGCCACGCTGCAGCAGATCGCCGAGCTGACCGCGTCGGGCTGCCAGATCGTCCGCGTCGCGTGCCCCACGCAGGACGACGCCGACGCGCTCCCCACCATCGCCCGGAAGTCGCAGATCCCGGTGATCGCGGACATCCACTTCCAGCCGAAGTACGTCTTCGCGGCCATCGACGCGGGCTGTGCCGCGGTCCGCGTCAACCCCGGCAACATCAAGCAGTTCGACGACAAGGTCAAGGAGATCGCCAAGGCGGCCGGGGACGCCGGCACACCCATCCGGATCGGTGTGAACGCGGGCTCGCTCGACCGCCGGCTGCTCCAGAAGTACGGCAAGGCCACCCCCGAGGCACTCGTCGAGTCGGCGCTGTGGGAGGCCTCGCTCTTCGAGGAGCACGGCTTCCGCGACATCAAGATCTCGGTCAAGCACAACGACCCGGTCGTCATGGTCAACGCCTACCGCCAGCTGGCCGCCCGGTGCGACTACCCGCTCCACCTCGGCGTGACCGAGGCCGGCCCGGCCTTCCAGGGCACCATCAAGTCCGCCGTCGCCTTCGGCGCACTGCTCAGCGAGGGCATCGGCGACACCATCAGGGTGTCGCTGTCCGCTCCCCCGGCCGAGGAGGTCAAGGTCGGCATCCAGATCCTGGAGTCGCTCAACCTGCGCCAGCGCCGGCTGGAGATCGTCTCCTGCCCGTCCTGCGGCCGCGCCCAGGTCGACGTCTACAAGCTGGCCGACCAGGTCACCGCGGGCCTCGAGGGCATGGAGGTGCCCCTGCGCGTCGCCGTCATGGGCTGCGTGGTCAACGGCCCGGGCGAGGCCCGCGAGGCCGACCTCGGTGTCGCCTCCGGCAACGGCAAGGGCCAGATCTTCGTCAAGGGCGAGGTCATCAAGACGGTGCCCGAGTCGAAGATCGTCGAGACCCTGATCGAGGAGGCGCTGAAGATCGCCGAGCAGATGGAGAAGGACGGCGCGGCCTCCGGCGAGCCCGAGGTCTCCGTCGGCTGA
- a CDS encoding GNAT family N-acetyltransferase, which yields MLTQTTSRVLGPDDLGAALAVLESEPVANAFVTARVQVAGLDPWRLGGEMWGWYEGGRLRSLCYSGANLVPICATPEAVRAFADRARRAGRRCSSVVGPAEATALLWKLLEPGWGPAREVRAHQPLMVTESVPPDIEPDPCVRRIGKDEMEVIMPACVAMFTEEVGVSPMAGDGGLLYQARIAELVGTGRSFARVDDGKVVFKAEIGAATPLACQVQGVWVAPEYRGRGLSETGMAAVIRYALADVAPVVSLYVNDYNTAARAAYRRVGFREVGAFMSVLF from the coding sequence GTGTTGACGCAGACGACCAGCCGGGTCCTCGGCCCCGACGACCTCGGGGCCGCCCTCGCGGTCCTGGAGAGCGAGCCCGTCGCCAACGCGTTCGTCACCGCCCGCGTCCAGGTCGCCGGACTCGACCCCTGGCGCCTCGGCGGCGAGATGTGGGGCTGGTACGAGGGCGGCCGGCTGCGCTCGCTCTGCTACTCCGGCGCCAACCTGGTCCCCATCTGCGCCACCCCCGAGGCCGTCCGGGCCTTCGCCGACCGCGCCCGCAGGGCCGGGCGCCGCTGCTCGTCCGTCGTCGGCCCGGCGGAGGCCACCGCCCTGCTGTGGAAGCTGCTGGAGCCGGGTTGGGGCCCGGCCCGCGAAGTCCGCGCCCACCAGCCGCTCATGGTCACCGAGTCCGTCCCCCCGGACATCGAGCCCGATCCGTGTGTGCGGCGCATCGGCAAGGACGAGATGGAGGTGATCATGCCCGCCTGCGTGGCGATGTTCACCGAGGAGGTCGGCGTCTCCCCGATGGCCGGCGACGGCGGGCTGCTCTACCAGGCCCGGATCGCCGAACTCGTCGGCACGGGCCGCTCCTTCGCGCGGGTCGACGACGGCAAGGTCGTCTTCAAGGCCGAGATCGGCGCAGCCACCCCGCTGGCCTGCCAGGTTCAGGGCGTCTGGGTCGCCCCCGAGTACCGCGGGCGGGGACTGTCCGAGACCGGGATGGCCGCCGTGATCCGCTACGCCCTCGCCGATGTCGCACCGGTCGTCAGCCTGTACGTGAACGACTACAACACCGCGGCCCGCGCGGCGTACCGCAGGGTGGGGTTCCGCGAGGTCGGTGCGTTCATGAGCGTGCTGTTCTGA
- a CDS encoding GNAT family N-acetyltransferase has protein sequence MEHEIEVAPVNLAARVDDALSVQALAFGLTEEEVGIRRHIVLRHLLCPGAHALGATTPGGRLVGFVYGMPNDRTHWWSTVVEPYLRGNGADDWLDDSFVITELHVHPAYQGRGIGRRLITTITDGAAQSRSILSAIDTESPARGLYRALGYRDLARRVLFPSAPKPYAVMGAPLPLLRGA, from the coding sequence ATGGAACACGAGATCGAGGTGGCGCCGGTCAACCTCGCGGCGCGCGTGGACGACGCCCTCTCCGTGCAGGCCCTCGCCTTCGGCCTGACCGAGGAGGAGGTCGGGATCCGCCGCCACATCGTGCTCCGGCACCTGCTCTGCCCCGGCGCCCACGCCCTCGGCGCGACGACCCCCGGGGGCCGTCTGGTGGGCTTCGTGTACGGGATGCCGAACGACCGCACCCACTGGTGGTCCACGGTCGTGGAGCCCTACCTGCGCGGCAACGGCGCCGACGACTGGCTGGACGACTCCTTCGTGATCACCGAACTCCATGTCCACCCCGCCTACCAGGGACGCGGCATCGGCCGGCGGCTGATCACCACCATCACCGACGGCGCCGCGCAGTCCCGCTCCATCCTGTCCGCGATCGACACGGAGAGCCCGGCCCGCGGGCTGTACCGCGCCCTCGGCTACCGGGACCTCGCCCGCCGGGTCCTCTTCCCCAGCGCCCCGAAGCCCTACGCGGTGATGGGGGCCCCGCTGCCGCTGCTGCGCGGCGCCTGA
- a CDS encoding proline--tRNA ligase: MAAQVQRMSRLMAKTLRDDPADAETLSHKLLVRAGYVRRNAAGIWSWLPLGMRVLENVARVVREEMDAIGAQEVLLPALLPKEPYEATGRWDEYGAELFRLKDRKGADYLLGPTHEEIFTLLVKDQCTSYKDLPVILYQIQTKYRDEARPRSGILRGREFQMKDSYSFDTTDEGLAESYRLHREAYIKIFRRLGLEHRVVSAVSGAMGGSASEEFLAPAPAGEDTFVHCPSCHYAANTEAVTFAVAPATGEHGPVEELDTPDTPTIETLADHLGVPASATLKNLLVKVDGEIVAVGVPGDREVDLGKLTDRLAPAAVELVTAEDFAGRPDLVRGYVGPQGLDKVRYLADPRVAPGTAWITGANKQDKHARNVVSGRDFEVDEYLDVVVVEDGDPCPACGAGLKLDRAIEIGHIFQLGRKYADAFQLDVLGQNGKPVRVTMGSYGIGVSRAVAALAEQHADEQGLCWPAEIAPADVHVVAAGKALQTGFALDVAEKLGAAGVRVLVDDRAGVSPGVKFTDAELIGVPKILVAGRRSGEGVLELKDRRTGEREELTAEEAVARLTA, from the coding sequence ATGGCAGCCCAGGTCCAGCGCATGTCCCGTCTGATGGCCAAGACACTGCGCGACGACCCCGCGGACGCCGAGACCCTCAGCCACAAGCTGCTGGTGCGCGCCGGCTACGTCCGGCGGAACGCGGCGGGCATCTGGAGCTGGCTGCCCCTCGGCATGCGGGTCCTGGAGAACGTCGCCAGGGTCGTCCGCGAGGAGATGGACGCCATCGGCGCCCAGGAGGTGCTGCTGCCCGCGCTGCTGCCCAAGGAGCCGTACGAGGCGACCGGGCGCTGGGACGAGTACGGCGCCGAGCTCTTCCGCCTGAAGGACCGCAAGGGCGCGGACTACCTGCTCGGGCCGACGCACGAGGAGATCTTCACCCTGCTGGTGAAGGACCAGTGCACCTCGTACAAGGACCTCCCGGTCATCCTCTACCAGATCCAGACGAAGTACCGCGACGAGGCCCGTCCCCGCTCGGGCATCCTGCGCGGCCGCGAGTTCCAGATGAAGGACTCCTACTCCTTCGACACCACCGACGAGGGGCTGGCGGAGTCGTACCGGCTGCACCGCGAGGCCTACATCAAGATCTTCCGGCGCCTCGGTCTGGAGCACCGCGTCGTCTCCGCCGTCTCCGGCGCGATGGGCGGTTCGGCGTCCGAGGAGTTCCTGGCCCCGGCCCCCGCCGGTGAGGACACCTTCGTCCACTGCCCTTCCTGCCACTACGCGGCGAACACGGAGGCCGTCACCTTCGCGGTCGCGCCGGCCACCGGGGAGCACGGCCCCGTCGAGGAACTGGACACCCCCGACACCCCGACCATCGAGACGCTCGCCGACCACCTGGGGGTGCCGGCGTCCGCCACGCTCAAGAACCTGCTCGTGAAGGTCGACGGAGAGATCGTCGCCGTCGGCGTGCCCGGTGACCGAGAGGTCGACCTCGGCAAGCTCACGGACCGTCTGGCCCCGGCGGCCGTCGAACTGGTCACCGCCGAGGACTTCGCCGGCCGCCCCGACCTGGTGCGCGGATACGTCGGCCCGCAGGGCCTGGACAAGGTCCGCTACCTCGCCGATCCGCGCGTCGCCCCGGGCACCGCCTGGATCACCGGTGCCAACAAGCAGGACAAGCACGCCCGGAACGTCGTCTCCGGCCGCGACTTCGAGGTCGACGAGTACCTGGACGTGGTCGTCGTCGAGGACGGGGACCCGTGCCCCGCCTGCGGTGCCGGGCTGAAGCTGGACCGGGCGATCGAGATCGGCCACATCTTCCAGCTGGGCCGCAAGTACGCGGACGCCTTCCAGCTCGACGTCCTGGGCCAGAACGGCAAGCCGGTCCGGGTGACCATGGGCTCGTACGGCATCGGCGTCTCCCGCGCGGTGGCCGCCCTCGCCGAGCAGCACGCCGACGAGCAGGGCCTGTGCTGGCCCGCCGAGATCGCCCCGGCGGACGTCCACGTCGTCGCCGCGGGCAAGGCGCTCCAGACCGGGTTCGCCCTCGACGTGGCCGAGAAGCTCGGCGCGGCGGGTGTGCGGGTGCTCGTGGACGACCGGGCCGGTGTCTCCCCGGGGGTGAAGTTCACCGACGCCGAGCTGATCGGTGTACCGAAGATCCTGGTGGCGGGCCGCCGGTCCGGCGAGGGCGTCCTGGAGCTCAAGGACCGCCGCACGGGCGAGCGCGAGGAGCTGACGGCGGAGGAGGCCGTCGCGCGCCTCACCGCCTGA
- a CDS encoding aminoglycoside phosphotransferase family protein, with protein MGFEPPRRLVRALGDDEWTGRLPELVEQAAARGGLEVERVMVPGGRSSLVVLVRRQDGTPAALKLVPSLAAPELERAALAHWDGFGAVRLLGGSGGALLLERLHPEQSVRSLPEAKALLEAAGTVRRLWVEPPPGHAFETVAERTARQVSALSDRAGTAPRALLEAALTARGELLAGAPESLLLHGNFRQSKVLAGDRAPWLAVGPEPLVGERAYDLARLARDRVEDLVAAASGASAARRRVNRLADSLDVDRDRLRGWTLFRAVESGTRAIAAGRHSEGELSLEFAGWL; from the coding sequence ATGGGTTTCGAACCGCCCCGGCGGCTGGTGCGGGCACTGGGCGACGACGAGTGGACCGGGCGGCTCCCGGAACTCGTGGAGCAGGCGGCCGCCCGCGGCGGCCTGGAGGTCGAGCGGGTGATGGTGCCCGGCGGCCGGAGCAGCCTGGTCGTCCTTGTGAGGCGGCAGGACGGCACCCCGGCGGCGCTCAAGCTGGTGCCGTCCCTCGCGGCGCCGGAGCTGGAGCGGGCGGCCCTCGCGCACTGGGACGGGTTCGGGGCGGTGCGGCTGCTGGGCGGCTCCGGAGGCGCGCTGCTGCTGGAGCGGCTGCACCCCGAGCAGTCCGTACGCTCGCTCCCGGAGGCCAAGGCGCTGCTGGAGGCCGCGGGCACGGTGCGGCGGCTGTGGGTGGAGCCGCCCCCCGGCCATGCCTTCGAGACCGTGGCCGAGCGCACGGCACGTCAGGTGTCGGCGCTGTCGGACCGCGCGGGTACGGCGCCGCGGGCGCTGCTCGAGGCGGCGCTGACCGCGCGCGGGGAACTGCTCGCGGGCGCCCCCGAGTCGCTGCTGCTGCACGGCAACTTCCGGCAGAGCAAGGTGCTCGCCGGCGACCGCGCTCCATGGCTGGCCGTGGGGCCGGAGCCGCTGGTGGGCGAGCGGGCGTACGACCTGGCGCGACTGGCCCGGGACCGGGTCGAGGACCTGGTCGCCGCCGCCTCGGGCGCCTCCGCGGCCCGCCGCCGGGTGAACCGGCTCGCGGACTCGCTGGACGTCGACCGCGACCGGCTGCGCGGCTGGACGCTGTTCCGCGCGGTGGAGTCGGGTACCCGGGCGATCGCCGCGGGCCGGCACTCCGAGGGCGAGCTGTCGCTGGAGTTCGCCGGCTGGCTGTGA
- a CDS encoding DUF4439 domain-containing protein, with protein MSDALVAAQAALAAEHAAVYGYGVVGGRAGETRRPDALAALAAHRARRDTLERTVRDLGGRPAAARAAYTLPFAVPDPAAAARLAAVLEDRIAAVYSDLVRAARGPLRQDAAAALREAAVRAARWRGAGVAFPGLVERAATQ; from the coding sequence ATGAGCGACGCGCTGGTCGCGGCGCAGGCCGCCCTGGCGGCGGAGCACGCCGCCGTGTACGGCTACGGCGTGGTCGGGGGCCGGGCCGGCGAGACCCGCCGCCCCGATGCCCTGGCGGCCCTCGCGGCGCACCGGGCCCGCCGGGACACCCTGGAGCGCACGGTCCGCGACCTCGGCGGAAGGCCCGCAGCCGCGCGGGCCGCCTACACTCTGCCGTTCGCGGTACCCGACCCGGCGGCCGCGGCACGGCTCGCCGCGGTACTGGAGGACCGGATCGCGGCCGTCTACTCCGATCTGGTACGGGCCGCGCGAGGCCCGCTGCGGCAGGACGCCGCCGCCGCGCTGCGCGAGGCGGCGGTGCGGGCGGCGCGATGGCGCGGCGCCGGCGTGGCCTTCCCGGGCCTGGTCGAGCGAGCCGCGACTCAGTGA
- the rimP gene encoding ribosome maturation factor RimP, which translates to MSTTQSERLRGLLEPLVSAADLDLEEIELSRAGRRRVLRVVVDSEQGVDLDACAELSRAISDRLDESDAMGEGEYQLEVTSPGAERPLEEHRHYVRARGRLARFHLTAPEGGPGGELVARILDVDDEGLDLEVPGVKGRRPTSRRLAFGEIAGARVELEFNRKDTDGVQKEEEA; encoded by the coding sequence ATGAGCACCACCCAGAGCGAGAGGCTGCGCGGACTGCTCGAACCGCTCGTCAGCGCCGCGGACCTGGATCTGGAAGAGATCGAACTGTCCCGGGCAGGCCGCCGCCGTGTGCTCCGCGTCGTCGTGGATTCCGAGCAGGGCGTCGATCTCGACGCCTGCGCCGAGCTGAGCCGCGCCATCTCCGACCGGCTCGACGAGAGCGACGCCATGGGCGAGGGCGAGTACCAGCTCGAAGTGACCTCCCCCGGGGCCGAGCGCCCGCTCGAGGAGCACCGCCACTACGTGCGCGCCAGGGGCCGGCTCGCCCGGTTCCACCTGACCGCCCCGGAGGGCGGCCCCGGTGGGGAACTGGTCGCCCGGATCCTCGACGTCGACGACGAGGGCCTCGACCTGGAGGTGCCGGGTGTGAAGGGGCGCAGGCCCACCTCCCGCAGGCTCGCCTTCGGCGAGATCGCCGGGGCGCGCGTGGAGCTGGAGTTCAACCGCAAGGACACCGACGGCGTTCAGAAAGAAGAGGAGGCGTAG
- the nusA gene encoding transcription termination factor NusA codes for MDIDVKLLRGLAQEKEIAFDLLVDAIESALLIAYHRTEGSRRHARVELNRQTGHVTVWAKEDPSELEEGQEPREFDDTPHDFGRIAASTARQVIQQRLRDAENDVTFGEYARREGDIVAGQVQQGKDPKNVLVKLDDKLEAILPVQEQVPGEEYSHGLRLRTYVVRVAKGVRGPSVTLSRTHPNLVKKLFALEVPEIADGSVEIAAIAREAGHRTKIAVRSTRSGLNAKGACIGPMGGRVRNVMAELHGEKIDIVDWSDDPAEMVANALSPARVSKVEVVDLGARSARVTVPDYQLSLAIGKEGQNARLAARLTGWRIDIRPDTEQSAGQPAGQS; via the coding sequence ATGGACATCGACGTGAAGCTCCTGAGGGGCTTGGCGCAGGAGAAGGAGATTGCCTTCGACCTGCTGGTCGACGCCATCGAGTCGGCCCTCCTCATCGCGTACCACCGCACCGAGGGCAGCCGCCGGCACGCTCGGGTCGAGCTGAACCGCCAGACCGGTCACGTGACGGTGTGGGCCAAGGAGGACCCGTCGGAACTCGAGGAGGGCCAGGAGCCACGCGAGTTCGACGACACCCCGCACGACTTCGGCCGGATCGCGGCCTCCACCGCCCGCCAGGTCATCCAGCAGCGGCTGCGCGACGCCGAGAACGACGTCACCTTCGGTGAGTACGCCCGCCGCGAGGGCGACATCGTGGCGGGTCAGGTCCAGCAGGGCAAGGACCCGAAGAACGTGCTGGTCAAGCTGGACGACAAGCTGGAGGCCATCCTGCCGGTGCAGGAGCAGGTGCCGGGTGAGGAGTACTCCCACGGGCTGCGGCTGCGCACCTACGTCGTACGGGTGGCCAAGGGGGTGCGCGGTCCTTCCGTCACCCTGTCGAGGACGCATCCCAACCTGGTGAAGAAGCTCTTCGCGCTCGAGGTACCGGAGATCGCCGACGGTTCGGTCGAGATCGCGGCCATCGCCCGCGAGGCCGGACACCGGACCAAGATCGCCGTGCGGTCCACCCGCAGCGGCCTGAACGCCAAGGGCGCGTGCATCGGCCCGATGGGCGGCCGGGTGCGCAACGTCATGGCCGAGCTGCACGGCGAGAAGATCGACATCGTGGACTGGTCGGACGACCCGGCGGAGATGGTCGCCAACGCGCTGTCCCCGGCCCGGGTCTCCAAGGTCGAGGTCGTCGACCTCGGCGCCAGGTCCGCCCGGGTGACGGTCCCCGACTACCAGCTGTCACTCGCCATCGGCAAGGAGGGGCAGAACGCCCGGCTCGCCGCCCGGCTCACCGGCTGGCGGATCGACATCCGGCCGGACACCGAACAGTCTGCCGGGCAGCCCGCCGGGCAGAGCTGA
- a CDS encoding YlxR family protein, with protein MSGRTPVRACPERTCVGCRERTAKRDLLRIVAVEGVCVPDHRGTLPGRGAYVHPASVCLDLAVRRRAFPRALRARGPLDTADLRRAVEAAAAQAAP; from the coding sequence GTGTCTGGTCGGACGCCTGTCCGCGCATGCCCCGAGCGAACCTGCGTGGGGTGTCGGGAGCGAACGGCCAAGCGCGATCTACTGCGCATCGTGGCGGTCGAGGGTGTGTGCGTCCCCGATCATCGCGGTACGCTGCCCGGCCGGGGTGCTTATGTGCACCCCGCCTCGGTCTGTCTCGACCTGGCGGTTCGCCGTCGGGCGTTCCCGAGGGCCCTCAGGGCCCGGGGGCCGCTCGACACCGCGGACCTACGCCGTGCCGTCGAGGCGGCGGCGGCCCAGGCCGCACCGTAG